In Serratia liquefaciens ATCC 27592, the genomic stretch GCCCGGCGAGTTTGTGCTCTCTTCAAGTTTCGGCATTCAGGCAGCGGTATGTCTGCATTTGGTTACGCGGATCAAACCGGACATTCCGGTGATCCTCACCGATACTGGCTATCTGTTCCCGGAAACCTATCAGTTTATCGATCAGCTGGTCGACAAACTGAAGCTGAACCTGCAAGTGTTTCGTGCCGAGCAGTCGCCCGCCTGGCAAGAGGCTCGCTACGGGAAACTGTGGGAGCAGGGCGTTGAAGGTATCGAGAAATACAACCTGATCAACAAGGTTGAGCCGATGAATCGCGCATTGGAAACTCTGGGCGGGCAAACCTGGTTCGCCGGTCTGCGCCGCGAACAATCCGGCAGCCGCGCCAATCTGCCGGTACTGGCGGTGCAACGTGGGGTATTCAAGATCCTGCCGATTATCGACTGGGACAACCGCAAGATTTATCAATACCTGACCGAGCACGGCCTCAGTTATCACCCGCTGTGGGAACAAGGCTATCTGTCAGTGGGGGACACTCACACCACGCAGAAGTGGGAACCAGGCATGAGTGAAGAAGAAACCCGTTTCTTTGGCCTGAAACGTGAGTGTGGCCTGCACGAAGGCTAATCACGTATCAACATCGTCAAAGGGCTCAGCATTCGCTGGGCCCTTGGCGTTTTCAGAGAGACTACTTTTTCTGTTTTTGTGCTTTGGGTGGGTGCGCCTGAGCCAGTTCTTTAATCAGCGGCAGCAAAATCTGCACGCTCTCGCGGCTGCGCTTGTCGATGCGCCCTGGCAGATTGCGTTCCAGATATTGCAGGTTATCGTACTGCGGGCGATGCCAGGTGATGCCCTGCGGGAAGTGCGGGCTCACGGCGCGTTGCTGATAACCGTCTTTATCGCCCAGTGACCAGTTGGTGGCTTCGACCGACAGCACCGGGATACCGGCTTTATCAAACACTTCCTGATCGGAACAGCAGCCGGTGCCTTTCGGGTGTGCTTTGCTGCCCGGGTTGGTGGCGGCAGCGATGCCGTAGCGGTGGGCAATATCCAGTGCGCGATCGCGGCTCTGTTTCGCCAGCTTTGGCGGCGTATTGAGACCGGCGTTGAAATACAGGCGATCGCCGGTAATCAGGCTGTCGAGGTTAACCACCAGTAGGGTATTGTGTTTCTCTTCGTCGCTCATGCGCTGCAGGTAGTTCTGCGCGCCCAGCGAACCCAGTTCTTCGGCGCTGGTGGCGACAAAGCGCAGGCCGTAAGCGGTGGGGATGTTCTTAAGACGCTCCGCCAGTTCCAGCATAACGCCGACGCCAGAGGCATTGTCGTCGACGCCCTGCAGCGTCAAGCCGCCGAGATTGTTGTCCAGATCGGCGTCGCTTCGCGGCGTGTAGGTATCGAAATGCGCCACGATCAGAATCTGCTGAGGAAGGCTGCCATTTTTAGCGGCGATCACCGAGCTGGCG encodes the following:
- a CDS encoding phosphoadenylyl-sulfate reductase; amino-acid sequence: MAEFDLAALNALPKSGQALALAVVNGQLETLSAEQRVEWALEHLPGEFVLSSSFGIQAAVCLHLVTRIKPDIPVILTDTGYLFPETYQFIDQLVDKLKLNLQVFRAEQSPAWQEARYGKLWEQGVEGIEKYNLINKVEPMNRALETLGGQTWFAGLRREQSGSRANLPVLAVQRGVFKILPIIDWDNRKIYQYLTEHGLSYHPLWEQGYLSVGDTHTTQKWEPGMSEEETRFFGLKRECGLHEG
- a CDS encoding aminopeptidase — its product is MFSRFYLKTGLLVAALGGVFSVSAATQPAKEAPMGKFAAEQTRHIATYFPGRMAGSPAELLTADYLKQQFSKMGYQSDIRSFNTRYLYTSKDGKKNWNNITASSVIAAKNGSLPQQILIVAHFDTYTPRSDADLDNNLGGLTLQGVDDNASGVGVMLELAERLKNIPTAYGLRFVATSAEELGSLGAQNYLQRMSDEEKHNTLLVVNLDSLITGDRLYFNAGLNTPPKLAKQSRDRALDIAHRYGIAAATNPGSKAHPKGTGCCSDQEVFDKAGIPVLSVEATNWSLGDKDGYQQRAVSPHFPQGITWHRPQYDNLQYLERNLPGRIDKRSRESVQILLPLIKELAQAHPPKAQKQKK